A stretch of DNA from Acidobacteriota bacterium:
GGCAGACCGTCGAAGGGCTCCAGCAGGCGCGGGCGCGCGGCGCCTACTGCGTGGCGATTACCGACACCCACCTCTCGCCCCTCGCGCGCTTCGCGCACGAGTACTTCATCATTCCGGTGGAGGGGACGGTCTACGGGGTCTCGTACGTGGCGCCGATGGCGTTCCTGAACGTGCTGCTGGCCGCGTGCGCCGCGACCCGACGCGCGAGGACGCTCCGGCTCCTCAAGGCCGCCGACGTCGAGCAGCGTACGGGGTTCCGCTGGTACCGCGACGGCGATCTGCCCGACGCGACGGCGCCGGCGGCCGCCTCCAGGCGCCCGCCTCGGCGGAAGGGGTGAGCGGCGGGACGGCGGCCCTGCGGCTCAGAGATCGCCGCCGACCGCGATCAGCGTCTTGCCGTACAGCTCGCGGCGTTCGTACGCTTCGTGCAGCTGCCGCACCTCGTCGAGCCCCACGGCCCTGACGATCGGCACCCGCCAGCGGCCCGTTCGCAGCGCGTCGTGAATGGCCGCCTTTTCCGCGCCTCGCGTCGCCGCCATCGCGACGTACACGACGAAGCCGCGCACGGCGATGGTCTTCAGGTAGAGCTGCCGGCTGATGTCCACCGGCGGCGGGGCCCCCTGGATCGCGCCGATGTAGATCACCTCGCCGAGCGGCGCCGCCGCGTCGTAGTTTCGCGGCGCGTGTGGGCCCGCGACGCCATCGATGATGAGGTCGGCGCCCCGCCCGCCGGTGAGCCGCATCACCGCCGCGACCCAGTCGGTGCCGCGGTAGTCGATCAGGTGGTCGTACCCGAACGCCCTGGCGAACTCGATCTTGCCGGCGCTGCACGTGCCGATGACCGTGACGCCGGCCTCCTTGGCGATCTGCGCCGCCATGATCGCCACCGATCCGGCGGCTGCGTGCAGCAGGACGACATCGCCGGGCTTCACGCGGCCGACGGTGTGAACCAGGTGCCACGCCGAGTACGTCCCGGTCTGGAAGGCGGTCCCGATCTTCCAGTCGAAGCCCTCCGGGATCGGCGTCACTCGCGCCGCGGTCGCAATCGCGTACTCGGCGCAGCCGCCCCACTCCCCGACTGACGCGACTCGCCGCCCCGTCATCGACCGCTCCACGCCCTCGCCGACCGCGTCGACAATGCCGCTGTACTCGTACCCGGGAGTGAACGGGAACGCCGGCGCGTTCCATGACACGCGCTGCGCGCGCGCGTGCGCGTCGAGCGGGTTGAGGTCGGCGTAGGCCACGCGGATGCGGACCTGCCCCGGCCCCGGCTCCGGAACGGGAATGTCCCTGAGGTGGAGCACGTCCGGCCCGCCGGCTGTCTCGGCGACGATCGCTTGCATGGAATTCGGCCCTCCCCTGCCGGCCTCGTTCTAGCGGAACCCGGCACGCCGGTCGTACTCGACCAGCTCGTAATACGTCTGCATGTAGCCCGTGCAGTGCGCTTTCAGGACGACGTACGAGCCGTCGCTGGTGACCCACGTGTGATACGGCGGGTGGCGATCGGTTCCCATGTACTCATCGTCCTCGTTCTCGCCGATGCGGAAGTGCAGCGCGTCGAACGTGCCCGCCTCGACGCTCACGCGCTCGCGGCCGACGAAGTACAGCTCGAGATCCGGATGGGTCAGCAGCGCAGGCCCGTCGGCGCCGCGGTGGTGGAGCGAGCACATCAGGAACGACGGAACGATCTGCACCCCGGGCCCTTTGGAGGGGTCGTACTTGGCGGTCAGCCACGCGTCCGCCTGGATCGGGTGCGTGCCGAAGAACCCCGTGGGTCCGTCCAGGCGGCGCCGCTCCGAAATCCGCCCCTCGGCCACGGTGAACCCCTCGCACTCCGCCGCGTCCGGGGTGAACCGGTACCACGCCGAGCCGGCGAACCGGTCGTCGATCGAGATCTGCACGAAGGCGGAGGCGGGCCGCCACTCCCCGTCGACGTTCAGCACGACGTCGCGCAGCACGCGCGGCGAGTCCTCGTCGATGGCGCAGTGGGCGCGCAGCGCCCTGCGCCCGTCCGGGTGGAGCGTAATCGTGAAATCCTCGCCGCCGCGCACCCGGTCGAGCATGTGGGGCTTCTTCGACGTGTAGCGCAGCCGCCCGCGAATCGTATGGTGGTCCATCTGTCCTCGTTCACTCTCCGATGGGGCGCGCTCAGTTCGAGCCTTGCCTCGCGCGCGGTCGTGTGTCCTTGATGACCTGCCCGCCCTTGATCACGACGCTGACGTGTTCGAGCACGCGCACGTCGGCCAGCGGGTCTCCGCTGACGGCGACGAGATCCGCGTACCGGCCCGGCTCGATCGTCCCGACGCGATCGGGCCAGCCGATCGCGTCCGCGGCGCGAACGGTCGCCGCCTGGATCGCCTCCATCGGCGTCATCCCGCGCTGGACGAGGGAGGCGAACTCCCTCGCGTTCAGCCCGTGCGGGTAGACCCCGATGCCGGTGCCGAAGACGACCTTCACGCCCCCCTTGATCGCGCGGCCCAGGTTCTCGCCCGCGACGCTCGTGACCCGCCGCACCTTCTCCACGTAGGGATCGTTCGGCGCCGTGCTCTTGCCGTAGTGCTCGGCGATCCAGTCATTGAGATACAGCGTCGGCGCGAGCCAGGTCCCCCGCTCCTTCATCAGCGCGATCAGCGAGTCGTCGATGAACGACCCGTGCTCGATCGAATCGACCCCCGCGAGCACCGCCTGGCGGATCCCTCGCGCGCCGTGTGCGTGCGCGGAAACCTTGCGCCCGAGCCGGTGCGCCTCCTGGACCAGCGCGCTCAGTTCCTCGTCGCTGAACTGCTCGGCGTCGGGCGAGTCACCTTTCGAGATCATGCCGCCGGTACCGCAGTACTTGATGACATCTGCCCCGTACTTCGCGACCTCGCGCACCTTGGCGATCACGGCAGACGGGCCGTCGGCGACGGCATCGTAGCGGTGCCTGAACTCGGGAGCGAGCAGCGTGTCGTCGCAGTGGCCGCCGGTCGCGCCAAGGGCCTGCGACGAGACGAGCAGGCGGGGACCGGGCAGCTCACCGGCGTCGATTGACTCCCGCAATGCGACGTCGGAGTAGCCGAACGAGGCGAGGTTTCTCACCGTCGTGAACCCCGCTTCGAGCGTGATGCGCGCGTTCTTGGCGCCGTACAGCGCCTGCCGCGGGACCGAGATCGAGAGGATCTTCAATCCCACGTGGTCGGGGTCGGCGGTGATGTGGACGTGGGTGTCGATCAGGCCGGGCAGCACCGTCATCCCGGAAAGATCGATCACTTCCGCCCCCTCGGCCTTTGCGGCCAGCGCGTCGGCGGGACCGACCTCGCGCACGCGATCCCCTTCGACGAGGACCGCCTGGTTCGTCCGGACCGCACCCGCGCGCGCGTCGACGAGACGGCCGGCCTTGATCAGCACGCGGCGCGCCTCTCCGGCGCCGCGGACGGGAACGACGAGCGCGGCCGCCAGGAGCGCGGCGGCGGCCACCCGCAGAGACAACACGCGATGAATCATGGCATCACCCTCTTGTATGAAAGACGAAGAAGTACGCCTACCGGAATAAGTACGTGCTGCAGACGCTGCAGCGCAGGTTGAAGACGGAGAGGAGCGTCATCACGATGATGAGCACCCAGATCATGAAGACCCACGGCATGCCCCAGTTCATGTCCCGCCGGATCTCGGCGTTCAGCTCGGCGACGTTGGGGGCGCCCGCCTTGATGGCCTCGAGGTTCCGCAGGGCGGTTCCCGAGATCGGGATCAACACGACGGCGGAGATGACAATCAGCCCGTACATCAGGTGCTTCCAGCTCAGCCACGTGGTGGTGAAGACCGGCGTATCGGTCAGCCAGCACAGGATCAGGCCGACCGGCAGCGTCAGGATGAACAGGTACGCGACCACGGTGTCGACGCCGTGCATGACCCGGGCGCGCTCGAGCCGCTCGATGAGGTCGGCGCTGGAGTCCTTCACCTTCAAGTGCATCCAGAACACGATGAAGTCGAACAGGAGCCACGCCGCCACCATGAAGGCGTGGATGCCCCTGAAGAAGACCTCAAGCGCGTGGTGCAGTTCCGGCGACATCCTGACCTCCGAGTACGTTTATCTTCGATGCCCGCCGCCGGCCGCGCGGCGGCGCCACAGCCGCCGGATGCGCGGCACCGCCGCGACGGCGCAGCCCAGGTACACCACCGCGTTCAGCAGGTTGACGACGCTCGGCGCGCCGGTGAGCGCCATCGTCAGCGCTGCCCCTCCCATGTAGGCGCCGCCACACAGGACGAACAGCCAGAAGAACCAGGCCATGAACATTGCTGCCTCCTGGGCCTCACGCCGGCGTCGCGTCGGTCGGGTCGTTCCGGCGGGCGGCCGCCCGCGCGAACGCGGCGGCGCGCGTGCCGGCCGCCAGCACGTGGCTGGGCAGCGGGCGTCCCAGGAACGCCTGGATCTCGCGCGACGCGTTCATGATGGCTTCCACGTCGACGCCCGTGCGGATACCTGTTTCATCGAGCAGGTGCACCAGGTCCTCGGTGGCGATGTTGCCGGTCGCGCCGGCCACCACCGGGCACCCTCCGAGCCCGCCGATCGACGCATCGAACATCGTGACCCCTTCGTCGAGCCCCGCGAGCACGTTGCACAATCCCAGGCCGCGCGTATCGTGCAGGTGAAGCGACCACTCGATCCCGCCGAACTCCCACTGCAGCCGCCGCATCATCCGCGACACGGCCGAGGGGTGCGCGAAGCCGGCCGAATCGGCAATCGAGATGTGCCGGATGCCGATCTCGACCGCGCGCCCGGCCAGCCGCACGACGGCCTCCGGATCGATCGGTCCCTCCAGCGGGCATCCGAACGACACGGCGATCACGAGCTCGACGGGAACCGATGCGGCCTTCGACTTCATCTCCTGCAGCATCGCGACCGACTGATCGACGGTCAGCCCGACGTTGCGGCGGTTGTACGTCTCGCTCGCGCAGATCACCAGCTTCACGGCGTCGGCGCCCGCGGCAATCGCGTTCTCAGCCCCGCGTGCGTTCGGCACCAGCGCGACGCAGACGACGCCCGGGTGCCGCGCGATGCGCCGCATGACCTCGGCGGCGTCGGCCATCTGCGGGATGACCTTCGGGCTGACAAACGACGTCGCCTCGAGCTTCCGGATGCCGGCCGCGATCACCGCGTCGATCGTCTTCACCTTCAGATCGGTCGGGATGAGCTCGCGCTCCATCTGGAAACCGTCGCGCGGGCCGACCTCGACGATCGTCGCCGCCTCAGGAACGTTCATCGCTGCTCCCGGCCGCTCCGGCGAGGTGCTGGAGAACCGCCCGGATCGACACCACGTCGGCGTACTTGCCGTCCAGGTCGAGCAGGTTGGCGCGGTGCGGCCCCGGGGCGCGATCGCCGACGCACTCGCGAGGCACGATCACCCGGTAGCCGTACTGCAGCCCGTCCACCGCCGACGCGCGCACGCACCCGCTCGTCGTCACGCCCGCGACGATGAGGGTGTCGACGCCGCGCGCGGCCAGGTGCGAGGCGAGCGGCGTCCCGAAAAACGCGCTCGCGAACTGCTTCTCGAGCAGCGTCTCGTCCGGGCGCCGGCGCAGGCGCTTGTCGAGCGCCACCCACCGGGACCCGCGCACGAGGTATCGCAGCGAGGGCACCTTCTCGACGAAGACGCCGGCCTCGCGGCACTCGGCGTCGTAGGCCGTGGTCGTGAAGAACACCGGGAGGCCTGCGCGCCGGGCGGCCGCGAGGAGCCGCCGCGTGGCCGAGACTTCCGCGTCGAAGTTGCCGGCCAGCGGCGAGCGCAGGTCGGTGAATCCGACGATCAGGTCGATCACGAGGACCGCCGGCCGCCGGCCGAAGCCGACGCGCCCCAGGAAACCTTTCCGGCGGTACAGCGCGCGCGTGGCATCAGCACTCATGGCCGGTCCTCAGATGACCCCGTCGGCGTGCAGCCGCGACCGTTCTTCGTCGCTGATGCCGAGCAGGTCGCCATAGACTTCGGCATTGTGCGCGCCCAACGCCGGGCCGGCCCAGTCGGTGCCGCCCGGCGTGGCCGAGAAGAACGGCGTGAAGGTCGGCAGCAGCACCGTGTCGGACGGGTCGGAGGGCAGCGGCACGCGCTCGAACAGGCCGCGCGCGCGGAAATGCGGATCGTTGATCTGATCGGCGACCGAGTAAATCGCGCCCGCCGGCACTTCCGCCCGCTCGAGCGCCTCGAGCACCTCGCCGAAGGTGTGGGCGCTGGTCCAGGCGGTAATCGCCTCGTCGATCTCCTGTTCGTACTGCACGCGATCGTTGTTGTGCGCGAAGCGGGGATCGGCCGCCATGTCATCCCGGCCCGCGGCTGTCATCAATCTCCGGAAGATGCTGTCGCCGTTGCCGCCGATGATGATGTACTTGCCGTCCTTGCACGGGTACGTGTTGGTCGGCACGATGCCCGTCAGCTTCGATCCCTGGCGGTCGCGGATGAGGCCCGTCTTGTCGTACTCGGGCACCATCGACTCCATCAGATTGAAGATGCCTTCGTAGATGGCGACGTCGATCACCTGCCCTTCACCCGTGGCCTTCACGTCGCGGTGGTACACCGCCGTCAGGATGCCGAGCGCGGCGTGCAGCCCTGCGATGGTGTCGCCGAGGCTCAGGTTCGGCCGCACCGGGGGGCGATCCGGGAAGCCGCAGACCTGCCGCAGCCCGCCGGCTCCTTCGGCCACCGACGCGTACCCCGGCTTGTGGCTGTACGGGCCGGTCTGTCCCCACCCCGACACGCGGCACATGATCACGCGCGGGTTGATGCGCGTGAGATCCCCGGGGCCGAGTCCCCATTCCTCCATCCGGCCGGGACGGAAGTTTTCGAGCACCACGTCACAGTGCTCGACGAGGCGACGGACGAGGCTGCGCCCTTCCGGTTTGCGGAGGTTCAGCGTCACGCACCGCTTGTTGCGCCCGAGGATGTACCACCACAGGGCGGTACCTTTGTACATCGACCGCCACGTGCGCAGCGGATCGCCGCCGTCGGGCGGCTCCACTTTGATGACGTCCGCACCGAACCACGCCAGCAGCACCGAGGCAAACGGCCCCGCCAGCAACTGCCCCATCTCGAGGATGCGGAGCCCCTCGAGCGGACGCCGTTTGCCGCCTTCCCCAACCATCAACTCGCCCCTTCGTCCCGGAACAGCGGCGAACGTCAGCCGTTCGCCTTTACAATCCCCATCGGTTCCGGTACGGGCCCGAAGGTGAACGTCCCTGCTGCCGGCCGCGACTCGCGGATCTGCCGCCGGCACGCCTCGGTCGCCGCGGCATCCAGCGCGTACGTCTTCTTGTCGACGATGACGCCGTAGTCGCGCCGCGCCTTCTCCACCGAGACCAGCCGGCGCGCCACGTCTGCCGCGACCCGCTCGGCCGGCCGATCCAGCGGATCCTTCCACCCGCCGCCACCTGCCGTCCGGTAGATCAGCCGGTCTCCCTTCTTCACGGGCACCTGGGAGACCTTCGATCGCAGCGGCACTTTCTCGCCGCTGACGCGCACGAGCGTCTTCGTGCTGGGCGCGCCCGGCAGCCCGCCGAGGATCCCCCACGGGTGCGATCGCTCGCGGTCGTCGTGGATGGCGACCTCGCCGTCCGACTCGAACCGGTACACCTTGTGGACGCCGTTGCCGCCGCGGTGGAACCCGGCGCCGCCCGAGTCGATGAGCGATCCGTACTCGAGGACGGTGATCGGGTAGTAGCTCTCGAGGTACTCGCTCGGGATGTTCTCGAAGAGCGGCCACCACGAGTGGGCGTCCATGCCGTCGCCGATCGGCCGCCCCGGAATGCCGCCGAAGGAGATCTCCATCAGGTGGAAGAACTCGCCCGACGCGTCGTACCCGTTGTAGAGCAGGTACGGCGAGGTGCCGTAGCCGGCCGCCGTCGAGAGCTCCGGCGCGCCGTGCCCGAGCGCGCCGCCGAGCACGTCGAACAGCCGCGACAGCGCGTGCGTGCGGCAGCCGAGCGGCGCGGGGAACTTCGGGGAGACCAGCGATCCGTCCGGCATGATGACGTGCAGCAGCGGGTAGAACCCGTCGTTGAAGAGGATCTGGGGGTCGAACACCATGATCAGGTAGACCCCGATGAACATCTTGAACATCTCCTCGTTCAAGAAGAAGTTGATCGGGCCCGGGGCCTGCGGGTCGGTGCCGGTCCAGTCGAAGTAGGCCTGGTCCCCTTTCCGCCAGATCGTCAGCTTCATCTTGTACGGTCCGTTGCCGCGCCCGTCGTCGTCGATGAAGTCCTCGAAGCTGACCTTCTTCTCCGGCAGGTTCTGCAGGATCAACTGGCGCATCATGCGGCGGGTGCGATCGAGCAGCGCCTCGCAGGCGGAGAGGTAGGTCGGCGTGCCGAACCGCCTGCAGATTTCCTTGACGCGCTTCTCCGCCGTCCGGCACGCCGCGATGATCGCCATCAGGTCGAAATAGTTCATCGTCGGCATGCGGCTGTTGTTGAGGATCAGATCGAGCACGTCCTCGTTCAGCTTGCCGCCGGCGAAGAGCTTCACGGGCGGGATGCGCGTGCCCTCCCCGAAGATCGTCGTGGCGTCGGTCGGCAGCGATCCCGACACCGGCCCGCCGATGTCGATCGTGTGGCCGAACTGCGATCCCCAGCCGACCAGCTCGCCGTCGACGAAGATCGGCAGGAGCACCATCCAGTCGTTGATGTGCGAGATCGCCCCCTTGCACTTGTACGGGTCGCTGAGCAGGAAGACGTCCCCCTCGTGGATGCCGCGCTTCCACTCCTGGATGAAGCCGGCGATGTAGGAGCCGAACTGGCCGACGACCATCCGGCCGTCCGGCGTCGCGATCAGCGGGAACCCGTCGTGCTGCTCGCGGATGACCGGCGACATCGCCGACCGGAACAGCGTCGTGTCCATCTCGTGGCGCGCGTTGCGCAGCGCGTTCTCGATGATGTCCAGCGTGATCTTGTCCACGGGCGGGAGTTTCCGGCCCGCCGCCTTGCCTCTTGCCTTTGCCTTTCGCGCCAGCATCGTTGCCATGGCTTCGCTCCTCGTGACGGCGTTCAGCGGCCGTTGCGGTGCCGGACGCCGTCCGGCCAGATCAGGATGTTCTCGTACGGATCCACGTCGCCGTGGTGTCCGGGCAGGATCAACGTCGTCGAGTCGTTCTGGG
This window harbors:
- a CDS encoding zinc-binding dehydrogenase, coding for MQAIVAETAGGPDVLHLRDIPVPEPGPGQVRIRVAYADLNPLDAHARAQRVSWNAPAFPFTPGYEYSGIVDAVGEGVERSMTGRRVASVGEWGGCAEYAIATAARVTPIPEGFDWKIGTAFQTGTYSAWHLVHTVGRVKPGDVVLLHAAAGSVAIMAAQIAKEAGVTVIGTCSAGKIEFARAFGYDHLIDYRGTDWVAAVMRLTGGRGADLIIDGVAGPHAPRNYDAAAPLGEVIYIGAIQGAPPPVDISRQLYLKTIAVRGFVVYVAMAATRGAEKAAIHDALRTGRWRVPIVRAVGLDEVRQLHEAYERRELYGKTLIAVGGDL
- a CDS encoding amidohydrolase family protein, with the translated sequence MIHRVLSLRVAAAALLAAALVVPVRGAGEARRVLIKAGRLVDARAGAVRTNQAVLVEGDRVREVGPADALAAKAEGAEVIDLSGMTVLPGLIDTHVHITADPDHVGLKILSISVPRQALYGAKNARITLEAGFTTVRNLASFGYSDVALRESIDAGELPGPRLLVSSQALGATGGHCDDTLLAPEFRHRYDAVADGPSAVIAKVREVAKYGADVIKYCGTGGMISKGDSPDAEQFSDEELSALVQEAHRLGRKVSAHAHGARGIRQAVLAGVDSIEHGSFIDDSLIALMKERGTWLAPTLYLNDWIAEHYGKSTAPNDPYVEKVRRVTSVAGENLGRAIKGGVKVVFGTGIGVYPHGLNAREFASLVQRGMTPMEAIQAATVRAADAIGWPDRVGTIEPGRYADLVAVSGDPLADVRVLEHVSVVIKGGQVIKDTRPRARQGSN
- a CDS encoding hydroxymethylglutaryl-CoA lyase, with the translated sequence MNVPEAATIVEVGPRDGFQMERELIPTDLKVKTIDAVIAAGIRKLEATSFVSPKVIPQMADAAEVMRRIARHPGVVCVALVPNARGAENAIAAGADAVKLVICASETYNRRNVGLTVDQSVAMLQEMKSKAASVPVELVIAVSFGCPLEGPIDPEAVVRLAGRAVEIGIRHISIADSAGFAHPSAVSRMMRRLQWEFGGIEWSLHLHDTRGLGLCNVLAGLDEGVTMFDASIGGLGGCPVVAGATGNIATEDLVHLLDETGIRTGVDVEAIMNASREIQAFLGRPLPSHVLAAGTRAAAFARAAARRNDPTDATPA
- a CDS encoding isochorismatase family protein, which encodes MSADATRALYRRKGFLGRVGFGRRPAVLVIDLIVGFTDLRSPLAGNFDAEVSATRRLLAAARRAGLPVFFTTTAYDAECREAGVFVEKVPSLRYLVRGSRWVALDKRLRRRPDETLLEKQFASAFFGTPLASHLAARGVDTLIVAGVTTSGCVRASAVDGLQYGYRVIVPRECVGDRAPGPHRANLLDLDGKYADVVSIRAVLQHLAGAAGSSDERS
- a CDS encoding CoA transferase encodes the protein MVGEGGKRRPLEGLRILEMGQLLAGPFASVLLAWFGADVIKVEPPDGGDPLRTWRSMYKGTALWWYILGRNKRCVTLNLRKPEGRSLVRRLVEHCDVVLENFRPGRMEEWGLGPGDLTRINPRVIMCRVSGWGQTGPYSHKPGYASVAEGAGGLRQVCGFPDRPPVRPNLSLGDTIAGLHAALGILTAVYHRDVKATGEGQVIDVAIYEGIFNLMESMVPEYDKTGLIRDRQGSKLTGIVPTNTYPCKDGKYIIIGGNGDSIFRRLMTAAGRDDMAADPRFAHNNDRVQYEQEIDEAITAWTSAHTFGEVLEALERAEVPAGAIYSVADQINDPHFRARGLFERVPLPSDPSDTVLLPTFTPFFSATPGGTDWAGPALGAHNAEVYGDLLGISDEERSRLHADGVI
- a CDS encoding hydantoinase B/oxoprolinase family protein, coding for MLARKAKARGKAAGRKLPPVDKITLDIIENALRNARHEMDTTLFRSAMSPVIREQHDGFPLIATPDGRMVVGQFGSYIAGFIQEWKRGIHEGDVFLLSDPYKCKGAISHINDWMVLLPIFVDGELVGWGSQFGHTIDIGGPVSGSLPTDATTIFGEGTRIPPVKLFAGGKLNEDVLDLILNNSRMPTMNYFDLMAIIAACRTAEKRVKEICRRFGTPTYLSACEALLDRTRRMMRQLILQNLPEKKVSFEDFIDDDGRGNGPYKMKLTIWRKGDQAYFDWTGTDPQAPGPINFFLNEEMFKMFIGVYLIMVFDPQILFNDGFYPLLHVIMPDGSLVSPKFPAPLGCRTHALSRLFDVLGGALGHGAPELSTAAGYGTSPYLLYNGYDASGEFFHLMEISFGGIPGRPIGDGMDAHSWWPLFENIPSEYLESYYPITVLEYGSLIDSGGAGFHRGGNGVHKVYRFESDGEVAIHDDRERSHPWGILGGLPGAPSTKTLVRVSGEKVPLRSKVSQVPVKKGDRLIYRTAGGGGWKDPLDRPAERVAADVARRLVSVEKARRDYGVIVDKKTYALDAAATEACRRQIRESRPAAGTFTFGPVPEPMGIVKANG